A region of Paraburkholderia sp. BL23I1N1 DNA encodes the following proteins:
- a CDS encoding P1 family peptidase: MNSTKVSENDAPHIGVLPSGPHGTIADVAGVTVGHCTLDEDAVQTGVTVIHPHAGDPFLNKVPAAASVINGFGKSIGLVQVEELGVLETPIALTNTFGVAAVAQAQIRAASHANPRIGREWSTVNSLVFECNDGYLNDIQALAVSERHYNDACDAAGVEIASGSVGAGRGMSCFDLKGGIGNASRVVDLAGRRYTVGALVLANFGRLPMLTIDGVPLGRVLAERTANAEAAGSAASANPTNPSPDSKPEQGSIIMIVATDAPLDARQLKRLSLRAAAGLARTGSVYGHGSGDIALAFSTAYTVPHESDFVALPPMLADTRLDSLFRACADSVEQAIVDALWSATSLTGRDGHRRLSLHDIAPDLAQLLKPSL, from the coding sequence ATGAATTCGACTAAAGTTTCAGAGAATGACGCACCGCACATCGGCGTGTTGCCGAGCGGACCGCATGGGACGATTGCCGATGTAGCAGGCGTGACGGTCGGACATTGCACGCTGGATGAAGACGCTGTGCAAACCGGCGTGACCGTGATTCATCCGCATGCCGGCGATCCGTTTCTGAACAAGGTGCCCGCGGCTGCATCGGTGATCAACGGCTTTGGTAAAAGCATCGGGCTGGTGCAAGTCGAAGAACTCGGTGTGCTGGAAACGCCGATTGCGTTGACTAATACCTTCGGCGTCGCGGCGGTTGCACAAGCGCAGATTCGCGCTGCAAGCCATGCCAATCCGCGAATCGGGCGCGAATGGTCGACCGTCAATTCGTTGGTGTTCGAATGTAATGACGGCTACCTGAACGATATTCAGGCTTTGGCGGTAAGCGAACGGCATTACAACGACGCGTGTGACGCGGCCGGCGTTGAGATCGCGAGCGGGTCGGTCGGCGCAGGCCGCGGCATGTCGTGCTTCGACCTGAAAGGCGGAATCGGCAATGCGTCGCGCGTGGTCGACTTGGCAGGGCGGCGCTATACCGTCGGTGCGCTAGTGCTGGCGAACTTCGGCCGGTTGCCGATGTTGACGATCGATGGCGTGCCGCTCGGGCGTGTGCTGGCTGAACGCACTGCCAATGCTGAAGCAGCCGGCTCGGCGGCCTCGGCAAATCCCACTAACCCATCACCCGACTCGAAACCCGAACAAGGCTCGATCATCATGATCGTTGCCACCGACGCGCCGCTCGACGCTCGCCAGCTCAAGCGCCTGTCATTGCGCGCCGCGGCCGGTCTCGCACGAACCGGTTCGGTGTACGGCCACGGCAGCGGCGATATCGCGCTGGCGTTTTCAACGGCCTACACCGTGCCGCACGAATCCGACTTCGTCGCGCTGCCGCCGATGCTGGCCGACACACGCCTCGATTCGCTATTCCGCGCTTGCGCGGACAGCGTCGAGCAAGCGATCGTCGATGCGTTGTGGAGCGCGACATCTTTAACAGGCCGCGATGGCCACCGCCGTCTATCGCTGCACGACATCGCCCCCGACCTCGCTCAACTTCTCAAGCCATCTCTCTGA
- a CDS encoding M55 family metallopeptidase, with product MKVLISADIEGVAGVFHPGQTRAGNGEYEVARRWMTLEANAAIEGAFAGGATHVWVNDSHGGFRNLLPDLLDARAQVVLGKPRTLGMMAGLEYGAALVFMIGYHARSQTRGILSHTINSFAFARVSLNGVEVGEAGLYGALAEEYGAQVALLSGDDVFAEETAPRFPDARFVVTKSATGHASGVTQTPASARDAIENAARDVVRYYVDKGHAPQATRVAAKPVDCELRVQTTALADLFCQWPTLTRVDAVTLRFSAASAEHVVRMLNCLSAMSFMLR from the coding sequence ATGAAAGTCCTGATTTCCGCCGACATCGAAGGCGTAGCCGGCGTGTTTCACCCTGGGCAAACGCGTGCGGGCAACGGCGAATATGAAGTCGCGCGCCGCTGGATGACACTCGAAGCCAACGCCGCGATCGAAGGCGCATTCGCCGGCGGTGCGACCCACGTATGGGTCAACGATTCGCATGGCGGTTTCCGCAATCTGCTGCCCGATCTGCTCGATGCACGCGCCCAGGTCGTGCTCGGCAAGCCGCGTACGCTCGGCATGATGGCTGGCCTCGAATATGGCGCGGCGCTGGTGTTCATGATCGGCTATCACGCAAGGTCGCAAACTCGCGGCATTCTCTCGCATACGATCAACAGCTTCGCCTTCGCGCGTGTATCGTTGAACGGCGTCGAAGTGGGCGAGGCGGGATTGTATGGAGCGCTGGCGGAAGAATACGGTGCACAGGTCGCGCTTTTATCCGGCGACGACGTATTCGCCGAGGAAACCGCGCCGCGTTTTCCAGATGCGCGTTTCGTCGTCACCAAGAGCGCGACGGGGCATGCGAGCGGCGTGACGCAAACGCCGGCGAGCGCCCGTGATGCGATTGAAAATGCCGCGCGCGACGTGGTGCGGTATTACGTCGACAAGGGTCATGCGCCTCAGGCCACGCGCGTTGCCGCGAAGCCCGTCGACTGCGAGTTGCGCGTGCAAACTACCGCGCTTGCCGATCTGTTCTGCCAATGGCCGACGCTCACGCGCGTCGACGCCGTCACGTTGCGCTTCAGCGCGGCGTCGGCGGAACATGTGGTGCGGATGCTGAATTGCCTGTCGGCGATGTCGTTCATGTTGCGCTGA
- the poxB gene encoding ubiquinone-dependent pyruvate dehydrogenase → MGKQTIADYLARTLAAADVERIWGVTGDSLNGLSDSLQRLGSIRWMHTRHEEVAAFAAGADAAATGKLAVCAGSCGPGNLHLINGLYDCHRNHQPVLAIAAHIPSSEIGLGYFQETHPQELFKECSHYVELVTNPSQFPRVLARAMRTAIEERGVAVIVLPGDVALSEAPDETPAWAGTLERSTVVPSGADLDRLADMLNQAGGVTLLCGSGCADAHDEVVAFADQLGAPTVHALRGKQYVEWDNPFDVGMTGLIGFSSGYHAMMSCDTLVMLGTDFPYRNFYPSHGNVVQIDRRGSTLGKRAPLKLGLVGDVKATLQALLPLIKRKTDRRFLENARKHYADTRKDLDDLARPSDPGRAIHPQYLTSIIDKVANEDAVFCADVGTPTLWAARYLTMNGKRSLHGSFNHGSMANAMPQALGAQAAEPQRQVISLSGDGGLSMLLGDLLTARQLNLPIKVVVFNNSTLGFVAMEMKAGGYLESGTDLAATDFAAIARGAGIYGARIELSENIEPALREAFAHPGPAVIDVVTAKHELALPPKIQWAQAKGFSLYMLRAVLNGRGDEVVELATTNLR, encoded by the coding sequence ATGGGTAAGCAGACTATCGCGGATTATCTGGCCAGAACACTGGCGGCAGCAGATGTCGAACGGATTTGGGGCGTGACCGGCGACAGTCTGAACGGCCTGTCGGACAGCTTGCAACGGCTCGGTTCGATTCGCTGGATGCATACGCGCCACGAAGAGGTCGCGGCCTTCGCCGCCGGCGCCGATGCCGCCGCTACCGGCAAGCTCGCCGTCTGCGCGGGCAGTTGCGGTCCAGGCAACCTGCATCTGATCAACGGCCTGTACGACTGTCATCGCAATCATCAACCCGTGCTCGCCATCGCCGCGCACATTCCCTCCTCGGAGATCGGCCTCGGTTACTTCCAGGAAACCCATCCTCAAGAGTTGTTCAAGGAGTGCAGCCACTACGTCGAGCTGGTGACGAACCCGTCGCAGTTTCCTCGCGTGCTGGCGCGCGCGATGCGCACCGCAATCGAGGAGCGTGGCGTCGCGGTAATCGTGCTGCCCGGCGATGTCGCGCTCAGCGAAGCCCCCGACGAAACGCCGGCGTGGGCCGGTACGCTCGAACGTTCGACGGTGGTGCCCTCCGGCGCGGATCTCGACCGGCTCGCCGATATGCTGAATCAGGCCGGTGGCGTGACGCTCCTATGCGGCAGCGGCTGCGCTGACGCACATGACGAAGTGGTGGCCTTCGCCGATCAGCTCGGCGCCCCCACCGTGCATGCATTGCGCGGCAAACAATACGTGGAGTGGGACAACCCGTTCGATGTCGGCATGACCGGCCTGATCGGTTTCAGTTCGGGCTATCACGCGATGATGTCGTGCGACACGCTCGTGATGCTCGGCACCGATTTCCCGTATCGCAACTTTTATCCGTCGCACGGCAACGTGGTGCAGATCGATCGCCGCGGCTCCACGCTCGGCAAGCGTGCGCCGTTGAAGCTGGGCCTCGTCGGCGACGTCAAGGCGACCTTGCAGGCACTGCTCCCGTTGATCAAGCGCAAGACCGATCGACGCTTTCTCGAGAACGCCCGCAAGCACTACGCCGATACGCGCAAGGACCTCGACGATCTCGCCCGCCCGTCTGATCCGGGGCGTGCGATTCATCCGCAATATCTGACTAGTATCATCGACAAAGTGGCGAACGAAGACGCCGTGTTTTGTGCCGACGTCGGCACCCCGACGCTTTGGGCCGCGCGTTATCTGACGATGAACGGCAAGCGCAGTCTGCATGGCTCGTTCAATCACGGTTCGATGGCTAATGCGATGCCGCAGGCGTTGGGCGCGCAAGCGGCGGAGCCGCAACGCCAGGTAATTTCGCTATCGGGCGACGGTGGCCTCTCGATGTTGCTCGGCGATCTGCTCACCGCGCGCCAACTGAATCTGCCGATCAAGGTGGTCGTATTCAACAACAGCACGCTCGGCTTCGTCGCGATGGAGATGAAGGCGGGCGGCTACCTCGAAAGCGGCACCGATCTCGCCGCCACCGATTTCGCGGCGATTGCACGCGGCGCGGGCATCTATGGCGCGCGGATCGAATTGTCGGAAAACATCGAGCCCGCATTGCGCGAGGCATTCGCGCATCCTGGGCCCGCGGTGATCGACGTAGTGACGGCGAAGCACGAACTCGCATTGCCGCCGAAGATTCAATGGGCGCAGGCGAAGGGGTTCAGTTTGTATATGCTGCGAGCGGTGCTGAATGGCCGCGGTGATGAGGTGGTTGAATTGGCGACGACGAATCTGCGGTGA
- a CDS encoding amino acid permease — protein MNSAQQQDGLKRGLKNRHIQLIALGGAIGTGLFLGSASVLKAAGPSMILGYAIGGIIAFMIMRQLGEMVAQEPVAGSFSHFAYKYWGDFPGFLSGWNYWVLYVLVSMAELTAVGTYVHYWWPGVPTWVSALVCFGIINAINLANVKAYGETEFWFAIIKVVAVIGMILFGGYLLISGHGGPQASITNLWADGGFFPHGFHGLFMMLAVIMFSFGGLELIGITAAEASDPQKSIPKAVNQVIYRILIFYICSLAVLLSLYPWSQVAAGGSPFVMIFSQIGSTLTANVLNVVVLTAALSVYNSGVYANSRMLYGLAEQGNAPRALMKVDRRGVPYMAIGLSALATFTCVIINYLIPAEALGLLMALVVAALVLNWALISLTHLKSRKAMVAAGETLVFKSFWFPVSNWICLAFMALILVILAMTPGLSVSVWLVPAWLVVMWASYVFKRRRATMHGGARVAGQ, from the coding sequence TTGAATAGTGCACAGCAGCAAGACGGCCTGAAGCGCGGGCTCAAGAATCGTCACATCCAGCTGATTGCGCTGGGCGGGGCGATCGGCACCGGCTTGTTTCTCGGCTCCGCCAGCGTGTTGAAGGCAGCCGGCCCGTCGATGATTCTCGGCTACGCGATCGGCGGCATCATCGCCTTCATGATCATGCGGCAGCTCGGCGAAATGGTCGCGCAGGAACCGGTGGCCGGTTCGTTCAGCCACTTCGCCTACAAGTATTGGGGCGACTTCCCCGGCTTTCTGTCCGGCTGGAACTACTGGGTGCTGTACGTGCTCGTGAGCATGGCCGAGCTGACCGCGGTGGGCACCTACGTGCATTACTGGTGGCCGGGAGTGCCTACGTGGGTCTCGGCGCTGGTGTGCTTCGGCATTATCAACGCGATCAATCTTGCCAACGTCAAAGCGTACGGCGAAACCGAATTCTGGTTTGCGATCATCAAGGTGGTGGCGGTGATCGGCATGATCCTGTTCGGCGGCTATCTGTTGATCAGCGGGCATGGCGGGCCGCAGGCCTCGATCACGAATCTCTGGGCCGACGGCGGCTTTTTCCCGCATGGTTTTCATGGCCTGTTCATGATGCTCGCGGTCATCATGTTCTCGTTCGGCGGCCTCGAGTTGATCGGCATTACGGCAGCAGAAGCGTCCGACCCGCAGAAGAGCATTCCGAAGGCCGTAAATCAGGTGATCTACCGGATTCTGATTTTCTACATCTGCTCGCTGGCGGTGCTGCTCTCGTTGTACCCGTGGAGTCAGGTCGCGGCAGGCGGCAGCCCGTTCGTGATGATCTTCTCGCAGATCGGCTCGACGCTGACCGCGAATGTGCTCAACGTGGTGGTGCTGACCGCGGCGCTGTCCGTGTACAACAGCGGCGTGTATGCGAATAGCCGCATGCTCTACGGTCTCGCGGAACAGGGCAACGCGCCGCGTGCGCTGATGAAGGTCGACCGGCGCGGTGTGCCGTATATGGCGATCGGTTTGTCGGCGCTCGCCACGTTCACGTGCGTGATCATCAACTATCTGATTCCGGCTGAAGCGCTCGGTTTGCTGATGGCTCTCGTGGTAGCCGCACTCGTGCTGAACTGGGCGCTGATCAGCCTGACGCACCTGAAGTCGCGCAAGGCGATGGTGGCGGCGGGCGAGACGCTCGTGTTCAAGTCGTTCTGGTTCCCGGTCAGCAACTGGATCTGCCTCGCGTTCATGGCGCTGATCCTCGTGATTCTGGCCATGACGCCGGGCCTCTCGGTCTCGGTGTGGCTTGTGCCCGCATGGCTGGTCGTGATGTGGGCCAGCTATGTCTTCAAGCGCAGGCGCGCGACGATGCATGGCGGCGCGCGGGTGGCGGGGCAGTAG
- a CDS encoding DUF6900 domain-containing protein, translating into MTTTIERDAHLDLLLSIAHETLGIATFELSGKASADLRIVRVDSLARALEAAYDAGLMVGRRVSANRGLAGQQQ; encoded by the coding sequence ATGACCACCACCATCGAACGCGACGCACATTTGGATTTGCTGCTGTCGATCGCGCATGAAACGCTCGGCATCGCGACGTTCGAACTGAGCGGCAAGGCGAGCGCCGATTTGCGTATCGTGCGCGTCGATAGCCTCGCGAGAGCGCTGGAAGCGGCCTACGATGCCGGCCTCATGGTCGGTCGTCGAGTAAGCGCCAACCGAGGTCTTGCGGGCCAGCAACAGTGA